From Salarias fasciatus chromosome 8, fSalaFa1.1, whole genome shotgun sequence:
GTGGGGGTGAGCGGGGTAGGTGGCGCTCCGTCCTGAGTCCCTCGGGGTCGTCCCGATGCGGCGGGGATTCCCCGGGCGCCGGGGTTCCTGCCGTGCCTCAGCCGGTCCTCTCGGTCCCGCCGCTCCCGCTCGGCTTCCTCTGCTGCCCGGTTTGCTCCCTGAGGAGGAAACGACCATCAGCACCACCCGACACCACCCGACACCACCCGACACCACCCACGTGAGGACCGGCACGCTGCTCCTGGGCTCACTTTACACCACTCCAGAGAGAAATGATCATTTCTGCAGTTCTGCTTCAGGAGTGTTTCAGGTTTACCCAGCAGCATTCTGGGAACACGAAGAAACACTGAATGTATGCAACatgtagttctcatgttggtccacaagatggagctgtttgttttagctATGAAAccacggagaacaacacactctgaacattaaccATGGAGAACACCAAGTAGGATTCttgttacggtgactgtcaactctaacactaccaggaccagggggatctggactgggaccaggaacaggaccaggtTCTGCTGTctacatggagacggagttcTATGAAATAGTTGCATTTCCTCCATTTTCCCGCTGACAGAGTCACCATATTTTTAAAAGCTCCACATCGAGATCTGCTCTCAAAAACAGAAGTGTTTCTGGGTTAAACGGACGGGTGTGTTCACCATAATTTCAACTTCCAGCTTCGAATGCGTTTCTCTGAAAGCTTCACTGTAGAAAGACGTCAGATATGCGAGTGAGATCAAGAAGGTGCGTTTCCATCGTTGGAAACAGCCTCTATGCATCTccactctgctccacctgcctgcAGCTGTGCTGTCAGTTCGTTTTAATGAGTGTCAGTAAAACTAGTTTGTTTTGAGGAATCGTCACTGAGGAACAGGAAGAAGAGCAGagctcacttcctgtcaccTGCCAGCAGCACCAAACCCATGTGTCAGTCGGGACATTTCATACTGAGACGAAGGAAAGGAGACGGCGGCGGATGCACTGTGGTTAGCACGCTGGTGAAATGTGGAAGTAAACGAGACAAATGTGAGCAATGGCtccagagctggaggagcaccGAGTCCAGACGAGGGCGGCAGGGGGAGAAGGTTGTTCGGCAGACGGAGCTGAGAGAACCATGTGACGACTGTTTGCTCACAGCCTGGAGCGTCACAAGGTTCTTCCTCCTTCTGGAGAACAGGCTTTACTCACCGCCCGGCTTCCTGGTTCAGGGCAGGGCGAGCCGTTCTGGACTGACTCTGGGAGAGGCGTCAAACTCGGCTTTGTTTGGTGAATTATAGAGTTTCTAAGATGAGGAACTCAGAACCCGGTTCTGTCTGAAACACTTCCGTTTAACAGCAGCTGATTTCCTGAATCAAACACTCCTGCTTCAAAAGACAAAGCAGCACAGCAGGCTGATTCTGGAGAGGAGGGGAATTTTCAGAGAGTCACTGCTTCTACGGTGAAGGTACTCACAAACTTGAGCATGTTCCAGTCGAAGACGTAGTCGTAGGAGAAGCCCTGGCGGTGGAAGAGGTTCCTGAAGAGCTGCCGCAGGTACGAGTAGTCCGGCTTGTCGTCGAAGCGCAGCGAGCGGCAGAAGTTCAGGTAGGTGGCGAACTCGGCTAGGACAGAGAGAAGAACCGTGAGCGGGCTTCAGCGCGGCCGCGGCCTCGCCATCACATGACAGGAAGTGGACACTCACAGGGGTAGCCTTTACACAGCACCTCGATCGGGGTGGACATTTTCTTCTCGCTGATCCGCTCGTACTTCTGCCTCTTGGTGGCGGCCTTCAGCCCTTGCCAGGGCAGCGAGCCCAGGTTGAAGTACATCAGGACGTAGCCCAGGGACTCCAGGTCGTCGCGCCTCGACTGCTCTGGAGGATGGACAGAAGAGCAGGTCTGAGTTCCAGGGAGCGAAGGGCTCACCGTGCTGCTGACCGGCGGTCCGGAGCCGCGCTCCGCCGTACCGATGCCCAGGTGGGTGTTGATGGAGGCATAGCGAGCCGTCCCGGTCAGGTTCTTGTTCTCGCGGTACGGGATGTGCTGGTGTGTGCGGGCGTCACGGTACTTTTTAGCCAGACCAAAGTCAATGATGTAGACCAGGTTGCCCTTTTTTCCAAGCCCCATCAAGAAGTTATCAGGCTTGACGTCTCTGTGGATGAAGTTCTTGGAGTGGATGTACTCGATGCGGCTGATCTGGAACAAAAGAAGAGCACTGTGGTCTTCACAGGTTCCTGGTGGGACCAGAGTGGATGCTCCTCTCAGCAGCCTCACCATCTGGTcggccagcagcaggacggTCTTCAGGCTGAACTTGCGGGAGCAGAAGTTGAAGAGGTCCTCTAAGCTGGgccccagcagctccatcaccaTCACGTTGTAATCTCCCTCCGCTCCACACCACTTGATGGTGGGAATCCCCACTgccagggaacacacacacacacacacacacacacacacacacacacacacacacacacacacacacacacacacacacagcagcgcaTGAACAGGAGGCTAAAGGAGCCCATAGGCTGCGCTCGCTTCTCGGCCACGCCTTGATTTCTAATCATTTAAGCCATTTCCAgccagcagcagtgacacaaCAGAGATTACACACTCGGTGCTTCCAGTTCAACTTTCGGTTTGGGGCTGTTTAGCTTGTGGCCCTCAAGTCTTTCCACTTCACTGTTTTCAACTGTCATTTCTGCTGGATACACTGGTGTAGAGGCTCACCTCCTCCTTGCATCATCTTGTAGATCTTGCTCTCGATGTGGAGCTGGGGGTGCTTCGTCTTCACGCATTCCAACTTGATAGCAACTTCCTCACCAACTGAAATATCCGTGCCTGTCAGAAGACAAAAAGACAGAATGATTTCCAAACGAGTCCAAACCAGCAGCTAAACTCAGAGGACAGGACCACATCCCGTCCTTTAAGGTGGAGCAATAGAGAATGAGACGAGTGCCTTATGAATAGATGAGACACGACCTGGAACACATGACTGAAAATCCTcaggctggagcaggaggaagacgatTTCACCGGGGCTTTGTGATCTGATGGCGAATATTCAGAGACATGTGGCTCCTCACTGAGGGTAGTACGGTTTCAGAGACATGACGGGGAGAGCCAGTGATTTAGAGTTCCACTGCTCCACATTTATAAGGAAGTGTTTCTTTGAGGAAGTGTTTAAAACAATGTTTCCAAATTAACACTACAAGTTGTTATAAAGTCTTGTAAAGCGACTGAACAATCAACACGACTTACAGCCAAGTTATTGGTGCTGAGCTGGGCTGACCAGGTTCTTCACCACGAGGAAGGAAACCAAGGACTGAAGTTCAAACTTAAGTCAGAGTTTTAGCTTTGGCCGTTTCCAAATGTCTTCATTCTAACGTCACTGAAATAAATATTCACTCAGGCGCTCCCGAGAAGCCTCTGAAGCCCAGCAGACAACTGACGCCACAATCATGCAACACCTGTCCCGGTGTGAGCAGGGCAGCAGGAACCCAGAGGATCCTGGAGGATCCCAGAGGATCCAGAGTCTGTCAGGGTTTAACAGGGTCAGCATTTCCCACCATCGTCTGCATACAGGGAGAACTCTCCTCCTCAGACGTGTTGCTGCACGGTGAAGACGGACCGATAAGGGCAGCTGACAGCTTCCACCATTttgacacacgcacacgcacacacacacacacacacacacacacacacacacacacgcgcctgGCTGTTTCACAGTAAACACAGCACTGACTAATGGCCACACAGCCAAACCATCACCGCCAGGCTCTCAGAGACAGCAGGTCCTCACGAATTAAACCTGAGTGAAGCGTTTCTACTGCTCGGCTGGTATAAACAGAACCTGAGGGGACGGACACACAAGAGGACcgtgaggacagagacacgACAGGACCGTCTCTCTGACCGTGTAGACGGTCCTCTGTGTCCTGAGAACCCGGTTCTGGACTGTTTGATCCTCCTTCCACCAGGACAAACACAATTTACATGTTCACGGCGGAGACACAATGTCCTGGATAGAAATGGAGGACACGGTCAATACCTGGACCGCTGTTTGGGTCTCAGGACACCCGACAGAGAcggaaccaggtccagagttcAGAAGAACCGAGCCCCGAGGGGTACTCACCCAAATAAATGTCCCCGAACGACCCGCTGCCGATCTTCCGTCCCAGCCGGTAGCGGTTGCCCACCCTCAGCTCCATGTCGGCTCGGTGCTCCGGGCGGAGTGCAGGAGaccgtccccgtccctgtccctgtccctgtcccggtccctgaCAGCTTTACAACAGCCGGAACTCACTCGGCCCCCTTCCGCCTCAATCCGACAGCCTTCCCTGACAGGACAGAATTCACCATCACTTTCCCGCCTTCACCGCCGGCGGGGACTCATAATATCGGCATCAGCCGGGAGTATGAGGCGCGTAGTTTATGTCCTCCCGGGTGTGAGGGTCATGGACGCCGAGATGGACAGGATGGAGACGGATTTGTGCTGGGCTAACTCCTGCTGGGACGCGGATCCATTCCTCTCCGCTCAGCTGTCGCTGCGTAATGACGTCACTTCCCCCAGCAACAGCGGCAGATTCCTCCCGCGAGGGAGGccgaggctgaggctgaggctgaggccaGGCAGGACTCCCCCACGAACTGCTGGGATGAAATATCATTTAtgacattcagttttatttcaacaGCGCAAGGTACAACACAGTCACTTCAGCGAACTTTTAGAAAGATAAatcaacaattccacatgagcaggcACAGAAACAGTCCAACGGGAAAAACTAACTTTAAACAGAGACAGACccgcagacccagacccagaggaggaggctctgcagacccagacccagaggagacgtTCTGTTGTTCTGGTTGGGTTAGAGGACAGAAGGAGAAAGGagagcacagacacacaggtcGTGGCGAGGTATTCAAACCCTGGTCTGGGTGGGGCAGGGATCAATCGATCCTCTCCACAGCTGCATGCTTGTTTTCCAACTGTGAATAGACTTCTTAAAGTTTCAAATCTCTCTGGAACAGAAAAACTGGGTTTGACTGAGGAcataagaaaaactgtgaattGCATCTAAAACAAtgaggagagaagaggggaaATGAAAGCATCCTGTTCGTGCTTGttcatcctgctgctctgcacaaaCACTGAGGAAGAGAGAACATCAGCCGTTCACTCTCCTGCTTCATGTCTTCCAGACTCACTGCGGAGATGTAAAGGCAGGAATAAAGAGTTGACGGTGTGTGTTACTGATTCCATAAAGACATCCTGACTGTGAAGAAAGTGATAAAATAATAACTGAGATAAAATGCTGAATGTTATAAAATGATAAATGTGCTATACCAGTTTGAAAGAAACTCCAACAAAAACAATGCTTTTTGGCCACGCCCACTATTACACATTCTAtttttctgattggctgcatgCAGAGCAGACGCGCTGAtttttctgattggctgcctcTGAACCAATCAGCGCTCTGCTGCGGCGGCTCACATGGCACAACTGTTGTTTGAGTAACAGGCTGGCACGTGGAGACCGACGTAGACATGTGTCAGTAGACGTGCAGAAGTAAACATGTCGCTCTGTGGAAATAGACCCGTTCACACGCATAAACAACAGAGACCATCGAATATTTCTACAAGATTCTTGTTCGAATGTTCGTGGGTTCATTTCACTTTTCTCAAGGCCCCTCTGAGTCTGGTCCTGCGGGTTTATTCCTGGGAGAATAAAGGAAaacagggtttttcttttcatctgtctCCCTAACATTCTGGTGTTTTATGAAAAGAGATGTGACCATGCTCGGTACTGTAAACACATGAAGTAACTCATGTCAGATTCTTCCCTCTACTGGACAAAATGACCTCACTGAGGCAGCTGTGGGTGTAAACAAGGCGGTTTCTTTAACACGAGCGCCCTCCTCTGGACAACACGGAGCACTGCACTATATCAAAATCAGCTTCTGGCTGTGATCTGCAGGTCTTAAACACTTCAACTTCAGCCTTTATTGTTTGTCCCTTGAAGGGCAGTTTGTTCATTTGTACTTTATGatgcaaacaagaaaaactaataTAAAAACAATCAACTTTATTGACCAGATCTCTACAGCCTTAAAGGGTCGGACAGTATGATGCCAAAAGATTTTCATCAACTTTGAAAGAGATGAGTTCATAAACTGGGTTCAGCAGTGTAGCTGTCGCAGTAAAAAGAGtaatattatttattcattttttgtatAATATCCATTGTAATTCAAGTTAAAATCTTTGTTGCAATACTGCCCTCGTGTGGTTAAAAAAGTTATTGTGTGCATGGGTTGGAGAGCTGCAGGTGGAAGCAAGAACGCAGCAGCCTCGCCACACCGGGGAAGCTGCTTGCAAAGGAGGACAGAACATAaggaaatgcaaagaaacaCGGACGGACAGCAAACCTAACAGCTCCCACATATTTGGAGAGAAGGCGCACACGGTatgactttttatttctgtaaatgtggatttttatttgagtttgtcattttattcatgactattttttgtgtctgttaCTTTTAGTTTTTCAAGTTGGTTCTTGCTCAGCAAGAAAGGCATAAAACGCTGGAAACATCGTCAGTCGATGCGTGGCCTAGTTCTGTGTATTAAATAACCTGGGAGCGGTTATTAGTAGGATGTGTAGGAATAAGAGTACAAAAGACAATGTGCCAATACAGTTACTCTGTCAAAAGAAAACCAGAGGGAAGAATTTCAAGCGcgagagtcacacacacacacacacgcacagtcttgtatttctatccttgtggggaccgtccattgactcccattcatgtctagcccctaaccctgacccttaccctaaccctaacccacaccacaacaaagcctaaccctaaagaaatgtttttgcacttttacttttttcagtaacaacaacatggtcaagaaaacactgtttctcctacttaggaccggaaaaaaggtccccacaggcacgtcgttccacgttttgctatccttgtggggacatttggccccaacaaggatagaaatacaagaacacacacacacacacacacacacacacacacacacacacacacacacacacacacacacacaagtttgtatttttatccttgtgaggacactcgttgacataatgcatttcctagcccctaaccctaaccctgaccacaacacagcctaaccctaaagaaaggtttttgacctttgactttttcagtaacaacaacatggtcaagaaaacactgtttctcctcattaggaccagaaaaaggtcccacaaggcacgtcgtgccgggttttcctatccttgtggggaaatgtccccacaaggatagaaaaacgcgcacgcacgcacgcacgcacgcacgcacgcacgcacgcacgcacgcacgcacgcacgcacgcacgcacacaaagcCTGTTTGGGACAGACCTtctgatttaatattttttctttgttttcttgacatttctaTTGTACGAGGTATCAAAAG
This genomic window contains:
- the csnk1db gene encoding casein kinase I isoform X2, whose product is MELRVGNRYRLGRKIGSGSFGDIYLGTDISVGEEVAIKLECVKTKHPQLHIESKIYKMMQGGVGIPTIKWCGAEGDYNVMVMELLGPSLEDLFNFCSRKFSLKTVLLLADQMISRIEYIHSKNFIHRDVKPDNFLMGLGKKGNLVYIIDFGLAKKYRDARTHQHIPYRENKNLTGTARYASINTHLGIEQSRRDDLESLGYVLMYFNLGSLPWQGLKAATKRQKYERISEKKMSTPIEVLCKGYPSEFATYLNFCRSLRFDDKPDYSYLRQLFRNLFHRQGFSYDYVFDWNMLKFGANRAAEEAERERRDREDRLRHGRNPGARGIPAASGRPRGTQDGAPPTPLTPTSHTANTSPRQVSGMERERKVSMRLHRGAPVNMSSSDLTGRQDTSRMSTSQHSLRASRQVDARHVLV
- the csnk1db gene encoding casein kinase I isoform X1 codes for the protein MELRVGNRYRLGRKIGSGSFGDIYLGTDISVGEEVAIKLECVKTKHPQLHIESKIYKMMQGGVGIPTIKWCGAEGDYNVMVMELLGPSLEDLFNFCSRKFSLKTVLLLADQMISRIEYIHSKNFIHRDVKPDNFLMGLGKKGNLVYIIDFGLAKKYRDARTHQHIPYRENKNLTGTARYASINTHLGIEQSRRDDLESLGYVLMYFNLGSLPWQGLKAATKRQKYERISEKKMSTPIEVLCKGYPSEFATYLNFCRSLRFDDKPDYSYLRQLFRNLFHRQGFSYDYVFDWNMLKFGANRAAEEAERERRDREDRLRHGRNPGARGIPAASGRPRGTQDGAPPTPLTPTSHTANTSPRQVSGMERERKVSMRLHRGAPVNMSSSDLTGRQDTSRMSTSQMVSGVSPAGLHLLAPR
- the csnk1db gene encoding casein kinase I isoform X3, producing the protein MELRVGNRYRLGRKIGSGSFGDIYLGTDISVGEEVAIKLECVKTKHPQLHIESKIYKMMQGGVGIPTIKWCGAEGDYNVMVMELLGPSLEDLFNFCSRKFSLKTVLLLADQMISRIEYIHSKNFIHRDVKPDNFLMGLGKKGNLVYIIDFGLAKKYRDARTHQHIPYRENKNLTGTARYASINTHLGIEQSRRDDLESLGYVLMYFNLGSLPWQGLKAATKRQKYERISEKKMSTPIEVLCKGYPSEFATYLNFCRSLRFDDKPDYSYLRQLFRNLFHRQGFSYDYVFDWNMLKFGANRAAEEAERERRDREDRLRHGRNPGARGIPAASGRPRGTQDGAPPTPLTPTSHTANTSPRQVSGMERERKVSMRLHRGAPVNMSSSDLTGRQDTSRMSTSQNSIPYEHHAK